GCGTGGGGCTTCTCGATCAGCCCCGCGGCCTCCAGGTCGGCGAGGTCGTAGCGCACCGTCGCCGGGCTCACCCCCAACCGCTCGGCGAGCCAGCGCGAAGGCACCGGCTTGCCGGTCTCGATGTAGGCGCGGGTGAGCAGGTGTAGCAGCCTCCGCTGACGCTCCGTCACGCTTTCATTTTACCCCCGCGCGAACGCGCCTACCGCGCCGCGTCCACCCAGCGCCCCCGCTTCATGAGCGGCACCCGGGCGCCGTCTGCGCGCTCGCCCCAGACGTCGACCTCGGGGGATCCGATCATCCAGTCGAGGTGCACGGTGCTGGCGTTGCCCCCGGCGGCGGTGAGCGCCGTGTCGTCGCCCTCCGCGAGGCCCAGGGTGTCGGGGTAGGCGCGGCCGAAGGCGAGGTGGCTGGCGGCGTTCTCGTCGTAGAGGGTGTTCAGGAAGAGCCGGCCGCGGTCGAAGACGGGGTTGGGGGTCTCCACGAGCGCCACCTCGCCCAGGCGCGGGGCCGCCGCGTCGGTCGCGAGCACCGCTCGCACCGCCTCGAGGCCCTGCGCGGCCTCGAGCTCGACCGCGCGCCCGCCGGCGAAGGTGACGCGCAGCCCCTCGACCAGGGTGCCGCCGATGTTGAGCGGCCGGGTGCTCGTGACCACGCCCTCGACGCGTTCGGGGTCGGGGGCGGTGAAGACCTCCTCGGTGGGCAGGTTGGGTACGAAGCGCACGCCGTTCTGGGCCTCGGCCACCGCGCTCTTCCAGACGTGGCGCTGTGCGAGGCCGACGCGCAGCTCGGTGCCCGGCCCCTCGAAGATCAGGGCGGCGAAGCGCGCCCGGTTCAGCGTCGCCGCCCGCGCCTCGAGGGCGGCGACGTGGTCGCGCCAGGCGGCCTCGGGGTCGGGGGCGTCCAGGCGGACGGTGGCGAAGATCGCCTCCCAGAGGCGTTCGGTCGTCTCGTCGGGGGCGAGCTCGGGGAAGACGGCCCGCGCCCAGGCGGGCGTGGCCGCGCCCAGCGCCAGCCAGTTGACCTTGTGGGCGCCGACGCGCTCGAGGTAGGGGCGGCGCGCCCGCGCCGCCGCCTGCATGCGCCGCGCCAGGCGGGCGGGGTCGACGCCGCGGAGCAGGAACGGGTCCGCGTCGGTGAGGCTGAGCTGGGCCGCGCCCGCGTCGACGGCGCGCACCCGGGCCTGCACGAACCAGTCGGGGACCTCGTCGAGGTAGGCCTCCCACACATCCTCGAGGTCGATGCGGCCGAGGGCGGGGTCGTGCAGATCCACCACGACGGCCCGCGCTCCCAGACGGTAAGCGCTGCGGGCCAGGGCCCGCAGCAGCGGCCGCGACTCGGCGGAGCCGCTGAGGACGAGGGGCTGGCCCTCCTGGAGGTTGAGCCCCACGCGCAGGGCCAGGTCGGCGTAACGTTGCAAGCGGTCGTCGCTGGGCATGCAGGAAGTCTATCGGGGCAGGGGGGCCAGGCGCCAGCGGCGGCCCCGTCCCTGCCCCTCGGGGACGATCAGCCCCGCCGCCTCCATGCGCGCGAGCAGCTTGCGGGTCGCGGGCGGCTCCAGCGCCAGCGCCCGCGCCAGCTCGGCGGTGGGGCGGGGGCCGCGGCGCAGCGCCGCGGCGACGATCAGGTAGTCGAGGGTGAAGCTCCCCTGGCGGTTCTGAGCCTCGGAGACCCAGCGGACGAACTCGGCGTCGAAGCCGGGGTTGTGCAGCACCAGGGTGACGGCGTGCGGCCAGGCGCGGTACTCGGGGGGCTCCTTGCCGTAGCGCAGCATCAGCCGGTACATCTTGTCCACCCCCTGCCCGGCGCGTTCGACGTAGCCGAGCCGCGCCAGCGCCGCCGCCAGCGCCGGGTTGCGGCGGTGCGGGGGGTGGCGCAGGATGTTCGCGGGCGTCATCCCCGCCGGCAACCCCCCGGGGTTGGCGATCTCCAGGCGGTCGGGGTGGTGGTGCACCTGCACCGTGGCGTGGGCCGTCCAGTCGCGGTGCACGAAGGCGTTGAGCAGGCCTTCGCGGTAGACCTCGACGTCGAAGTCCCAGACCTCGAGGCGGAAGAGGCCGACGGTGAGCGGGTGGAAGCGGTTGCGGCTCTGGATCAGCTCGCGCAGGCGCTCGAGCGCCGCGGGGATGGGGCGCAGCAGGTCCTCGCGAAAGACGTAGTCGACGTCGTCGTCTTCGTGGCGGTAGTAGCTCACCTCGGCCTGGGGGAGGAGGCGCGCGAGCGCCGCCGGCCGGCCCGCGAGCAGCAGCCCGGTCACGCTGGGCACCCAGCGGCCGTCGACCTCCCGCGCCATGCTCAGGGCCTGCAGCCGCTCGAGCGGCGCGGCTTCGGCGAGGGGGCTGCCGCGTTCGCGCAGCCGGTCCTCGAGCCGCGCCAGCTCCGCGGGGTCGAGGTCGTCGAGGCCGGCTTCGGGAAGCGGCCGCGCCGTGGGGTCGGGCGGGGCGGCGGGGCCGTCCGCGCTGGGGGCGGCGACGAGGCGCGCGCCGTCCCAGTAGGGAGCGGGCCCGGCGCCGGCCGAGACCACGTAGGGGCTCTTGGCCACGTGCAGCGCCCAGACGACCCCCTCGGCGGTCTCGACGCGCTCCACGTGCGGCAGGACGGCGCCGGCGGTGAGCTCGAAGAGGGCGTGGCTGAGCTGCAGGGGCTCGAGCCCGCCCGCGTCCTCCACCCGTCCCCCGGGCAGGGCCCCCAGCAGGATCACCCCGCCTTCGCGGTTGGCCAGCCCCGCGGCGTAGCGGGCGAGGGCCTCGGGGGCGACCTGGGCACCGAGCAGTACCCGGCGCGCGTTGGGCCCTTCGAGCAGTGCTTGGTAGACCTCCGCTTCGGTCACGGAACCACGATACCGCAGCCCCGCTGTTGTGCAGGATGTGCAGGTGGATATGGCAGAACGTAAAGGAAATGAAGGACAAGATGCACGAATCAGCCCTAAATGGCTAGAATAACTCGGCAAAGTATGCATAAAGATACAAGAATACTTGACAACTCGTATTTCCACTCGCTAGACTCGGACTGACCGGCCTGCGGCCGGAGGGAGGAAGTCTGAACGATGATGCGACTAGGGACCCTATTGCTGTTCCTGCTGCCGGGCGCGGCCCTGGCTGCAGGAGACACCGACACCGGCACCACGGCCTGGATGCTCGTCTCCACGGCGCTGGTGCTGCTCATGACGCCGGCCCTGGCCTTCTTCTACGGCGGCCTGGTGCGCCAGAAGAACGTGCTCAACACCATGATGATGAGCTTCGGCGCCCTGGGCTTCGTCACCCTGGTCTGGGCCCTCTTCGGCTACTCGATCGCCTACGGAACCGGGAACAAGTTCGTGGGCGACCTCTCGATGGCCTTCCTGAACGGCCTCGACCTCTCCGGCGAGATGCCCGCGCTTCTCGACGTGGCCTTTCAGGGCACCTTCGCGGTGATCACCGCCGCGCTCATCTCGGGCTCGCTGGTGGGGCGGATGCGCTTTTCCGCGTGGCTGCTCTTCATCGCCCTCTGGACCATCTTCGACTACGCGGTGCTGGCGCACTGGGTCTGGGGCCCCGCGGGGTCGGCGTTCCTCAAGGACCTGGGCGCCCTCGACTTCGCCGGGGGGACGGTGGTCCACATCAACGCCGCCATCGCCGGCGTCGTGGGCGTGGCCGTCCTGGGTCCGCGCAAGGACTTCGGCCGGCTCGCCTTCCTGCCCCACAACATCCCCTTCGTGCTCCTGGGCGCGGGGCTGTTGTGGTTCGGCTGGTTCGGCTTCAACGGCGGCAGCGCCTACGGGGCGAACGGCAGCGCCGGGCTGGCCTTCACCAACACCTTCCTCGCCCCCGCGGCGACGATGTCGGTCTGGATGCTGCTCGAGCTCTGGCGCCACGGGCGCGCCACGGCGGTGGGCGCGGCCACCGCGGCGGTGGTGGGCCTCGTCGCCGTCACCCCCGCGGCCGGCTTCGTGGGGCCGCTGGGCGCGATCTGGCTGGGGGCCATCGCGGCCTTCCCCAGCTTCTTCTTCATCCTGGCGCGGCCGCGGCTGGGCCTGGACGACTCGCTCGACGTCTTCGGGGCCCACGGGATCGGCGGCATCACCGGGGCGTTGCTGACCGGCGTCTTCGCCTCCGAAGCCTGGGGCGGCACCCCGGGGCTGCTGGAGGGGAACGCGGCGCAGGTCTGGGTGCAGCTCGTCGCCGTCGCGGCGGCGGTCCTCCTCAGCGCGGTGGCCTCCTTCGTGATCTTCAAGCTGGTGGGGCTGGTCGTCCCCCTCAGGGCGACCCAGCGCGAGGAAGCCGTGGGGCTCGACGCCGTGCAGCACGGTGAAGAGGCCTACCCCACCACCGAAGGGGCGATCCTGGTGCTCGACGGCGAGCGGGCGGGAGGTGCGGCATGAAGATGATCGTGGCCATCATCCGGCCGGAGAAACTCAACGACGTGCTCGAGGCCCTGTTCAAGGCCGAGGTGCGCGGCCTGACGATCAGCCGCGTCCAGGGCCACGGCGGGGGGACCGAGCGGGTGGAGACCTACCGCGGGACCACGGTGAAGATGGGGCTCTACGACAAGGTGAAGCTCGAGATCGGCGTCTCCGAGGCGTTCGTGGAGCCGACGATCCAGGCCATCCTGGCCTCGGCGCGCACCGGCGAGGTGGGCGACGGCAAGATCTTCGTCCTGCCGGTCGAGCGGGTGGTGCGGATCCGCACCGGCGAGGAGAACGAGGCGGCGGTGACCCCGGTCAGGCC
This genomic stretch from Oceanithermus desulfurans harbors:
- a CDS encoding ATP-binding protein, which encodes MLGAQVAPEALARYAAGLANREGGVILLGALPGGRVEDAGGLEPLQLSHALFELTAGAVLPHVERVETAEGVVWALHVAKSPYVVSAGAGPAPYWDGARLVAAPSADGPAAPPDPTARPLPEAGLDDLDPAELARLEDRLRERGSPLAEAAPLERLQALSMAREVDGRWVPSVTGLLLAGRPAALARLLPQAEVSYYRHEDDDVDYVFREDLLRPIPAALERLRELIQSRNRFHPLTVGLFRLEVWDFDVEVYREGLLNAFVHRDWTAHATVQVHHHPDRLEIANPGGLPAGMTPANILRHPPHRRNPALAAALARLGYVERAGQGVDKMYRLMLRYGKEPPEYRAWPHAVTLVLHNPGFDAEFVRWVSEAQNRQGSFTLDYLIVAAALRRGPRPTAELARALALEPPATRKLLARMEAAGLIVPEGQGRGRRWRLAPLPR
- a CDS encoding P-II family nitrogen regulator; this translates as MKMIVAIIRPEKLNDVLEALFKAEVRGLTISRVQGHGGGTERVETYRGTTVKMGLYDKVKLEIGVSEAFVEPTIQAILASARTGEVGDGKIFVLPVERVVRIRTGEENEAAVTPVRPS
- a CDS encoding ammonium transporter, producing MMRLGTLLLFLLPGAALAAGDTDTGTTAWMLVSTALVLLMTPALAFFYGGLVRQKNVLNTMMMSFGALGFVTLVWALFGYSIAYGTGNKFVGDLSMAFLNGLDLSGEMPALLDVAFQGTFAVITAALISGSLVGRMRFSAWLLFIALWTIFDYAVLAHWVWGPAGSAFLKDLGALDFAGGTVVHINAAIAGVVGVAVLGPRKDFGRLAFLPHNIPFVLLGAGLLWFGWFGFNGGSAYGANGSAGLAFTNTFLAPAATMSVWMLLELWRHGRATAVGAATAAVVGLVAVTPAAGFVGPLGAIWLGAIAAFPSFFFILARPRLGLDDSLDVFGAHGIGGITGALLTGVFASEAWGGTPGLLEGNAAQVWVQLVAVAAAVLLSAVASFVIFKLVGLVVPLRATQREEAVGLDAVQHGEEAYPTTEGAILVLDGERAGGAA
- a CDS encoding aminopeptidase: MPSDDRLQRYADLALRVGLNLQEGQPLVLSGSAESRPLLRALARSAYRLGARAVVVDLHDPALGRIDLEDVWEAYLDEVPDWFVQARVRAVDAGAAQLSLTDADPFLLRGVDPARLARRMQAAARARRPYLERVGAHKVNWLALGAATPAWARAVFPELAPDETTERLWEAIFATVRLDAPDPEAAWRDHVAALEARAATLNRARFAALIFEGPGTELRVGLAQRHVWKSAVAEAQNGVRFVPNLPTEEVFTAPDPERVEGVVTSTRPLNIGGTLVEGLRVTFAGGRAVELEAAQGLEAVRAVLATDAAAPRLGEVALVETPNPVFDRGRLFLNTLYDENAASHLAFGRAYPDTLGLAEGDDTALTAAGGNASTVHLDWMIGSPEVDVWGERADGARVPLMKRGRWVDAAR